One region of Ailuropoda melanoleuca isolate Jingjing chromosome 19, ASM200744v2, whole genome shotgun sequence genomic DNA includes:
- the LOC100477301 gene encoding LOW QUALITY PROTEIN: UPF0235 protein C15orf40-like (The sequence of the model RefSeq protein was modified relative to this genomic sequence to represent the inferred CDS: inserted 1 base in 1 codon) gives MGAAPAAGGPCGRSSPEQPSIVAGSRNFCGHLEPEPEPEKRGLHMVVQMTIAKRPSSNSPKLRNISVVANKVVSYHGPNLKSADSTNHQKGARSTGAEMSQKAGATSKGKSQSREPERTPPPLGPVAVDPKGCVTIAIHAKPGSXTDVTADDVRMAIASPTTPRLEGEANAGLCRYLSKAWELWKRDVVWDKGGKSRAKVVKLLASSTTEDILEKLEQQVEKTTKKACYERSFLIAIHRLIGKYIFVHGRTWKKIN, from the exons ATGGGGGCAGCGCCAGCTGCAGGTGGACCTTGTGGCAGGAGCAGCCCTGAGCAGCCTTCCATAGTTGCCGGCAGCAGAAACTTCTGTGGGCATctggagccagagccagagccagagaaGCGTGGGCTCCACATGGTTGTGCAAATGACTATTGCAAAGCGGCCCTCCAGCAATTCCCCCAAATTGAGAAACATTT CCGTTGTGGCCAACAAAGTGGTGTCCTACCACGGACCCAACCTCAAGTCTGCGGACTCTACCAACCACCAGAAGGGGGCTCGCAGCACAG GCGCCGAGATGTCCCAGAAAGCTGGTGCGACGAGCAAGGGTAAgagccagagcagggagccagagagaaCGCCTCCTCCCTTAGGTCCTGTGGCGGTTGATCCTAAAGGTTGTGTCACCATAGCCATCCATGCCAAACCGGGAT AAACAGACGTGACAGCGGACGATGTGCGCATGGCTATCGCATCCCCCACAACCCCACGGTTGGAAGGAGAGGCTAATGCCGGGCTCTGTCGGTACCTTTCCAAGGCCTGGGAGCTCTGGAAGCGTGATGTGGTTTGGGATAAGGGTGGTAAATCTCGTGCAAAAGTGGTGAAGCTGTTAGCATCCAGTACCACAGAGGACATCTTGGAGAAATTAGAGCAGCAAgttgaaaaaacaacaaaaaaagcatgtTATGAGAGAAGTTTTTTAATTGCTATTCATCGtttaataggaaaatatatttttgtgcatGGAAGAacgtggaaaaaaataaattga